In Arthrobacter sp. MN05-02, one genomic interval encodes:
- a CDS encoding haloacid dehalogenase, whose product MTERLIDAYDGVLADLDGVVYAGPRAIDGATEALERLGGEGKSLAYVTNNASRSSGHVAAHLRELGAPAVAEQVFGSALAGAELLAGKVAAGSTVLVIGSETLADAVREQGLVVVASADDHPDAVIQGFAPALGWKDLAEAAYAVAAGAVWVATNTDLSIPQERGIAPGNGTLVAAVAAATGKVPFVAGKPEAALFRTAARHSGVERALVVGDRLDTDILGGNRAGMATALVLTGVDTVRTALAARVEERPDYLIGSLSELYEEYPPVTTDDGSYRCRRAAARVSGTEVSISAGEDDLDGWRAACAAWWAAHPDTTPDSAPDIRFTSDG is encoded by the coding sequence ATGACTGAGCGCCTCATCGACGCCTACGACGGCGTGCTCGCGGACCTCGACGGGGTGGTGTACGCCGGCCCACGGGCGATCGACGGAGCGACCGAGGCCCTCGAACGGCTCGGCGGTGAAGGCAAGAGCCTGGCGTACGTGACGAACAATGCGTCGCGCTCGTCCGGACATGTAGCCGCCCACCTCCGGGAGCTGGGGGCGCCGGCCGTGGCGGAACAGGTCTTCGGCTCGGCGCTGGCCGGCGCCGAACTGCTCGCCGGAAAGGTGGCCGCCGGATCGACGGTGCTCGTCATCGGGAGCGAGACCCTCGCGGACGCCGTCCGGGAGCAGGGGCTCGTGGTCGTCGCGTCGGCGGATGACCACCCGGATGCCGTCATCCAGGGATTCGCTCCCGCACTCGGCTGGAAGGACCTGGCGGAGGCGGCCTACGCGGTCGCCGCCGGAGCGGTCTGGGTGGCGACGAACACGGACCTGTCCATTCCCCAGGAGCGGGGGATAGCGCCGGGAAACGGCACGCTCGTCGCCGCCGTCGCCGCGGCCACGGGGAAGGTCCCCTTCGTCGCCGGGAAGCCCGAGGCTGCGCTCTTCCGGACAGCGGCACGGCACTCCGGCGTCGAGCGCGCACTCGTGGTGGGTGACCGCCTCGACACCGATATCCTCGGCGGGAACCGCGCGGGCATGGCCACGGCCCTCGTCCTCACGGGTGTGGACACGGTGCGCACGGCACTGGCAGCGCGGGTCGAGGAACGCCCCGACTATCTGATCGGCTCCCTCTCGGAGCTGTACGAGGAGTACCCACCGGTCACGACCGACGACGGCTCGTACCGCTGCCGCCGGGCGGCGGCGCGGGTCTCGGGGACCGAAGTGAGCATCAGCGCGGGCGAGGACGACCTCGATGGCTGGCGTGCCGCGTGCGCCGCGTGGTGGGCCGCCCACCCCGACACGACGCCGGACTCGGCACCGGACATCAGGTTCACGTCCGATGGGTGA
- a CDS encoding 16S/23S rRNA (cytidine-2'-O)-methyltransferase, protein MARLDQELVARGLARSRSHAAQLIAAGRVLREGSVARKPAAPILPTDDLRVEDRGEEYVSRAGTKLDGAFRAFPAVDPAGKRCLDAGASTGGFTDVLLRRGAREVAAVDVGHGQLVQQLRDDPRVLVFEGMNVRHLEPARIGGQVDLTVADLSFISLRLVLGALAGATQAGGELLLMVKPQFEVGRGRLNRLGVVTSTDARRSAVAGVVRSALGYGLDIGGLARSELPGQDGNLEYFVWIKVPRDGLMPRIEGELDRLTDHALDQSALFASPGRPTDQTELDE, encoded by the coding sequence ATGGCTCGCCTTGACCAGGAACTCGTGGCTCGGGGGCTCGCGCGATCCCGCTCCCATGCAGCCCAGCTGATCGCCGCAGGGCGGGTGCTGAGGGAGGGCAGCGTGGCGCGGAAGCCCGCTGCCCCGATCCTGCCGACCGACGACCTCCGGGTCGAGGATCGCGGCGAGGAGTACGTGAGCCGCGCGGGCACCAAGCTCGACGGGGCCTTCCGCGCCTTCCCCGCCGTCGATCCGGCAGGGAAGCGATGCCTGGACGCGGGTGCTTCGACCGGTGGATTCACCGACGTCCTCCTCCGGCGCGGCGCACGGGAAGTCGCCGCCGTCGACGTCGGGCACGGCCAGCTCGTCCAGCAGTTGCGGGATGACCCGCGCGTGCTGGTGTTCGAGGGCATGAACGTCCGACACCTCGAACCGGCGCGAATCGGCGGCCAGGTCGACCTGACCGTCGCGGACCTGTCCTTCATCTCGCTTCGCCTGGTCCTGGGAGCCCTGGCCGGTGCCACGCAGGCCGGCGGCGAGCTGCTCCTGATGGTGAAGCCGCAGTTCGAGGTCGGCCGGGGGCGTCTCAACCGGCTCGGTGTCGTGACGTCGACGGACGCCCGGCGCAGCGCCGTGGCGGGAGTGGTGCGCAGCGCACTCGGGTACGGACTCGACATCGGAGGGCTCGCGCGGAGCGAACTGCCGGGTCAGGACGGCAACCTGGAGTACTTCGTGTGGATAAAGGTGCCCCGCGACGGATTGATGCCTAGGATCGAAGGGGAGCTGGACCGGTTGACGGACCATGCGCTCGACCAGAGCGCACTCTTCGCCAGCCCGGGACGCCCGACCGACCAGACGGAGCTTGATGAGTAG
- the nadK2 gene encoding NAD kinase 2, with product MLAHTGRRNAMVAAQEACTRLHELGLQPVLRREELADIQGEYGAFAAPAEVLGDGVDFGDVELVMVLGGDGTILRAAELVREADIPLLGVNLGHVGFLAESERADLEETVRWVADRSYTVEERTTIDVLVWQGDTLLGRSWALNEAAIEKANRERMIEVVMEVDGRPVSSFGCDGVVLATPTGSTAYAFSASGPIVWPEVEALLMVPISAHALFAKPLVVAPTSVLAVELLTRTEASGVLWCDGRRSIDLPPGARVEVRRSEHPVRLARTRQTPFSERLVRKFELPIQGWRGPVKHQDGPTR from the coding sequence GTGCTCGCGCACACCGGCCGCAGGAACGCCATGGTCGCGGCACAGGAAGCGTGCACGCGCCTCCACGAGCTGGGCCTCCAGCCTGTTCTGCGCCGCGAGGAGCTGGCCGACATCCAGGGCGAGTACGGGGCATTCGCCGCTCCCGCCGAGGTGCTGGGCGACGGCGTCGACTTCGGCGACGTGGAACTGGTCATGGTGCTCGGTGGTGACGGCACCATCCTCCGGGCGGCCGAACTCGTCCGGGAGGCGGACATCCCCCTGCTCGGCGTCAATCTCGGGCACGTGGGGTTCCTGGCCGAGAGCGAACGGGCGGACCTCGAGGAGACCGTGCGGTGGGTCGCGGACCGCAGCTACACCGTGGAGGAGAGGACCACCATCGATGTCCTCGTGTGGCAGGGCGACACCCTGCTCGGGCGGAGCTGGGCGCTCAACGAGGCGGCCATCGAGAAGGCGAACCGTGAGCGGATGATCGAGGTCGTCATGGAGGTCGACGGCCGGCCCGTGAGCTCCTTCGGCTGTGACGGCGTCGTCCTGGCCACGCCCACCGGTTCCACCGCCTATGCCTTCTCCGCCAGCGGACCGATCGTGTGGCCGGAGGTCGAGGCGCTGTTGATGGTCCCCATCAGCGCCCACGCGCTGTTCGCGAAGCCGCTCGTCGTCGCGCCGACCTCGGTGCTCGCCGTCGAACTGCTGACCCGCACCGAGGCGTCGGGTGTCCTGTGGTGCGACGGACGCAGGAGCATCGACCTGCCGCCCGGCGCGCGTGTCGAGGTCCGTCGGTCGGAGCATCCCGTGCGGCTCGCCCGCACGCGTCAGACCCCGTTCTCGGAGCGCCTCGTCCGCAAGTTCGAGCTGCCCATCCAGGGGTGGCGGGGCCCCGTGAAGCATCAGGACGGACCAACGCGATGA
- the recN gene encoding DNA repair protein RecN: MIEEMRIRDLGVITDATLNLGPGLTVVTGETGAGKTMVITALGLLRGARSDAGAVRLGARSASAEAVLRLDPASPAALRAAEAGAALEEYEGVAELILARTVTSEGRSRAYVGGRAAPVGVLAELGDELVVVHGQSDQLRLKGAPAQRQALDKFGGKPVEEALRDYADAFRRWRDALAERDRLRSEARERLREAEGLEAALTEIGDLDPQPGEDAALKAESMRLGNLEELRTAALVAHQALVSEDIGASADAVSLVDEAKRQLEAVAEHDADLGKLAERLAEVGYLLADISAELAGYGTALDGEGAGRLEEVESRRAALSVLVRKYAPTIDEVLAWQEDAVKRLLELSGDSSRVEELDDVIDGLDRQVHELADALSALRRAAAASLAEKVSDELTALAMPDAQLLIEVTPAEALTVHGADDIAFHLQPHPGSAPRALGKGASGGELSRVMLAIEVVLAAVDPVPTFVFDEVDAGVGGKAAVEIGRRLAMLAEHVQVIVVTHLPQVAAFAARHIRVTKNVSRDGDGGGVTASDVEVLPDDERVRELARMLAGQEDSASARAHAEELLADAARTSAR, from the coding sequence ATGATCGAGGAGATGCGCATCCGCGACCTCGGCGTCATCACCGACGCCACACTCAACCTCGGACCGGGCCTGACGGTCGTGACCGGCGAGACCGGTGCGGGCAAGACCATGGTCATCACGGCCCTGGGGCTGCTCCGTGGCGCACGCTCGGACGCGGGTGCCGTGCGGCTCGGCGCCAGATCAGCGTCCGCCGAAGCCGTCCTCCGGCTCGATCCGGCCAGCCCGGCCGCCCTGCGGGCGGCCGAGGCGGGTGCTGCCCTGGAGGAGTACGAGGGCGTCGCGGAACTGATCCTCGCCCGCACCGTGACGAGCGAGGGGCGCAGCCGAGCCTACGTCGGCGGGCGGGCCGCGCCCGTCGGCGTGCTCGCCGAACTGGGGGACGAACTCGTCGTCGTGCACGGGCAGTCCGACCAGCTGCGGCTCAAGGGCGCCCCGGCGCAGCGGCAGGCGTTGGACAAGTTCGGCGGCAAGCCCGTCGAGGAGGCACTGCGGGACTACGCGGACGCCTTCCGCCGGTGGCGGGACGCCCTGGCGGAGCGTGACCGGCTGAGGAGCGAGGCGCGGGAGCGTCTGCGGGAGGCCGAGGGTCTGGAGGCGGCCCTGACCGAGATCGGCGACCTCGACCCCCAGCCGGGGGAGGACGCCGCCCTGAAGGCCGAATCGATGCGGCTGGGCAACCTGGAGGAACTGCGGACCGCAGCGCTCGTGGCCCACCAGGCGCTCGTCTCGGAGGACATCGGAGCCAGCGCGGACGCCGTGTCACTGGTGGACGAGGCCAAGCGCCAGCTCGAGGCGGTGGCCGAGCACGACGCCGACCTCGGGAAGCTCGCTGAGCGGCTCGCGGAGGTCGGTTACCTGCTGGCCGACATCTCGGCCGAACTGGCCGGATACGGGACAGCCCTCGACGGCGAGGGCGCCGGCAGGCTGGAGGAGGTCGAATCCCGCCGTGCGGCACTCTCCGTCCTCGTGCGCAAGTATGCTCCGACCATCGACGAGGTGCTGGCCTGGCAGGAGGACGCCGTCAAGCGCCTGCTCGAACTCAGTGGCGATTCCTCCCGCGTGGAGGAGCTCGACGACGTCATCGACGGCCTCGACCGGCAGGTGCACGAGCTCGCGGACGCGCTGTCGGCCCTGCGCCGTGCCGCTGCAGCGAGCCTGGCCGAGAAGGTCAGTGACGAACTCACCGCCCTCGCGATGCCGGACGCCCAGCTGCTGATCGAGGTCACGCCGGCAGAGGCACTGACCGTCCACGGAGCCGACGACATCGCCTTCCACCTGCAGCCGCATCCCGGGTCCGCGCCGCGCGCGCTCGGCAAGGGGGCATCCGGTGGTGAGCTCTCGCGGGTCATGCTCGCCATCGAGGTGGTCCTCGCGGCGGTGGATCCCGTGCCGACCTTCGTGTTCGACGAGGTCGACGCCGGCGTGGGCGGCAAGGCCGCCGTCGAGATCGGCCGACGCCTCGCGATGCTGGCGGAGCACGTGCAGGTCATTGTAGTGACGCACCTTCCACAGGTCGCGGCCTTCGCGGCGCGGCACATCCGCGTCACGAAGAACGTGTCACGGGACGGGGACGGCGGAGGCGTCACCGCCAGCGACGTCGAGGTGCTGCCCGACGACGAGCGCGTGCGGGAGCTGGCGAGGATGCTCGCGGGCCAGGAGGACTCGGCGTCGGCACGCGCCCACGCCGAGGAGCTCCTCGCCGATGCCGCCCGCACCTCCGCTCGGTGA
- the pyrG gene encoding CTP synthase has protein sequence MAQQINSRFLKSATTKHIFVTGGVASSLGKGLTASSLGHLLRARGLSVTMQKLDPYLNVDPGTMNPFQHGEVFVTDDGSETDLDIGHYERFLDENLDGSANVTTGQVYSTVIAKERRGEYLGDTVQVIPHITDEIKRRMRLPAEAAPGKKAPDVIITEIGGTVGDIESQPFLESARQVRQDIGRNNVFFLHVSLVPYIGPSQELKTKPTQHSVAMLRSIGIQPDAIVIRSDREVPAAMREKIGRMCDVDLDAVVNAADAPSIYDIPKTLHAQGLDAYIVQSLDLKFKDVNWTKWNKLLEAVHNPKHHIEVALVGKYIDLPDAYLSVTEALRAGGFANKAKVTIKWVPSDECQTPEGAKKALDGVDAVCIPGGFGIRGLEGKLGALTYARENRIPTLGLCLGLQCMVIEYARNVVGLEGASSSEFEPDTEYPVIATMAEQLHIVAGEGDMGGTMRLGRWEAKLQEGSVIAGTYGKTTVFERHRHRYEVNNEFRQQIADAGLVFSGTTTDGKLVEFAELPKDVHPYYVSTQAHPELGSRPTRPHPLFAGLVKAALERRGAKA, from the coding sequence GTGGCGCAGCAAATAAACTCCCGGTTCCTTAAATCCGCAACGACCAAGCACATCTTCGTGACTGGCGGCGTGGCCTCCTCACTCGGCAAGGGACTGACGGCTTCCAGCCTGGGTCACCTCCTGAGGGCACGTGGTCTCTCCGTGACGATGCAGAAGCTTGATCCCTATCTCAACGTCGACCCCGGCACAATGAACCCCTTCCAGCACGGCGAGGTGTTCGTCACGGATGACGGCTCCGAGACCGACCTCGACATCGGGCACTACGAGCGGTTCCTCGACGAGAACCTCGACGGTTCGGCGAACGTCACGACAGGTCAGGTCTACTCGACCGTCATCGCGAAGGAACGCCGCGGGGAGTACCTCGGAGACACCGTCCAGGTCATCCCGCACATCACGGACGAGATCAAGCGGCGCATGCGCCTGCCGGCCGAAGCGGCACCGGGCAAGAAGGCGCCCGATGTCATCATCACCGAGATCGGCGGCACGGTCGGCGACATCGAGTCGCAGCCCTTCCTCGAATCGGCCCGTCAGGTCCGCCAGGACATCGGCCGGAACAACGTCTTCTTCCTGCACGTCTCGCTGGTCCCGTACATCGGCCCGTCCCAGGAACTGAAGACCAAGCCCACCCAGCACTCCGTCGCGATGCTGCGCTCCATCGGTATCCAGCCCGACGCCATCGTCATCCGCTCGGACCGCGAGGTCCCCGCGGCGATGCGGGAGAAGATCGGCCGCATGTGCGACGTCGACCTCGACGCCGTCGTGAACGCCGCGGATGCGCCCAGCATCTACGACATCCCGAAGACGCTGCACGCCCAGGGCCTCGACGCCTACATCGTCCAGTCGCTCGACCTGAAGTTCAAGGACGTCAACTGGACCAAGTGGAACAAGCTCCTCGAGGCGGTCCACAACCCGAAGCACCACATCGAGGTCGCGCTCGTCGGCAAGTACATCGACCTCCCCGACGCCTACCTGTCGGTCACCGAGGCACTGCGGGCGGGTGGCTTCGCGAACAAGGCGAAGGTCACGATCAAGTGGGTCCCTTCCGACGAGTGCCAGACGCCCGAGGGCGCGAAGAAGGCCCTCGACGGCGTGGACGCGGTCTGCATCCCGGGCGGTTTCGGTATCCGCGGACTCGAGGGGAAGCTCGGAGCGCTGACCTACGCCCGCGAGAACAGGATCCCGACCCTCGGCCTGTGCCTGGGTCTGCAGTGCATGGTCATCGAGTACGCCCGGAACGTGGTCGGCCTCGAGGGCGCGTCCTCCAGCGAGTTCGAACCGGACACGGAGTACCCGGTCATCGCGACGATGGCCGAACAGCTGCACATCGTCGCCGGCGAGGGGGACATGGGCGGCACGATGCGCCTGGGCCGCTGGGAGGCGAAGCTCCAGGAGGGCTCCGTCATCGCCGGGACATACGGCAAGACCACGGTGTTCGAACGGCACCGCCACCGCTACGAGGTGAACAACGAGTTCCGCCAGCAGATCGCCGACGCCGGCCTCGTCTTCTCCGGGACGACGACGGACGGCAAGCTCGTCGAGTTCGCCGAGCTGCCGAAGGACGTGCACCCCTACTACGTCTCCACGCAGGCGCACCCCGAACTGGGATCGCGTCCCACGCGCCCGCACCCGCTCTTCGCGGGGCTGGTCAAGGCGGCCCTCGAGCGCCGCGGCGCGAAGGCCTGA
- a CDS encoding NUDIX hydrolase: MQPAGNADATFGDEQSPRRLLGTTTVYEGRVWDVVSEEFTLTDDGESITRDFIRHPGAVAVLVLDDDGQVLLLRQYRHPVRMALWEIPAGLLDEEGEEFVDAAARELAEEADLTARQWHVLVDLFLSPGSSSEALRVYLARGIGEVPEADRHTRTHEEAEIELRWVDLDAAVDAVLEGRIHSPSAAAAILAARVARENGFVNLRPATTPWPEHPSRHSTWPHGAVLEA, encoded by the coding sequence GTGCAGCCGGCCGGCAACGCCGACGCCACGTTCGGCGACGAGCAGAGCCCGCGCCGGCTCCTCGGGACCACCACGGTCTACGAGGGCCGGGTGTGGGACGTCGTCAGCGAGGAGTTCACCCTCACGGACGACGGCGAGTCCATCACGCGCGACTTCATCCGGCACCCCGGGGCCGTCGCCGTGCTGGTGCTCGACGACGACGGGCAGGTGCTCCTCCTGCGCCAGTACCGGCACCCGGTGCGCATGGCGCTGTGGGAGATCCCCGCAGGCCTCCTCGACGAGGAGGGTGAGGAGTTCGTCGACGCCGCCGCGCGCGAGCTCGCCGAGGAGGCCGATCTCACGGCCCGGCAGTGGCACGTCCTCGTCGACCTCTTCCTCTCACCCGGGTCCTCCTCGGAGGCGCTGCGGGTCTACCTCGCGCGGGGTATCGGCGAGGTGCCCGAGGCGGACCGCCACACCCGTACCCACGAGGAGGCCGAGATCGAACTCCGGTGGGTGGACCTCGACGCCGCGGTGGATGCCGTGCTCGAAGGCAGGATCCACAGTCCGTCCGCCGCCGCTGCGATCCTCGCGGCCCGGGTGGCCCGGGAGAACGGCTTCGTGAACCTCCGGCCGGCCACCACGCCGTGGCCCGAGCATCCCAGCCGGCACTCCACCTGGCCGCACGGCGCCGTGCTCGAGGCCTGA
- the xerD gene encoding tyrosine recombinase XerD produces the protein MPDRAAAPVLPVAGSTGAEAGPLSGLVRDYLQHMSVERGLSANTLAAYRRDLRRYEAFLDARGVDEAARISRHDVSAFAQAVVSGEDGLSALSPRSAARTIVAVRGLHRFWALEGITEGDPAREVHPPMTGRRLPKAIPVADVVRILEAVDTGTPSGRRDRALLEFLYSTGARISEAVGLDVDDVSVADVVDGPAVVRLTGKGSKERLVPVGSYAARAVDTYLVQGRPALAAKGKGSPALFLNTRGGRLSRQSAWSILKSATERAAVQRDVSPHTLRHSFATHLLEGGADVRVVQELLGHASVTTTQVYTLVTAETLREVYAAAHPRARA, from the coding sequence GTGCCGGACCGCGCCGCCGCGCCGGTCCTCCCGGTTGCCGGGTCGACCGGCGCGGAGGCCGGACCACTGTCGGGCCTCGTCCGGGACTACCTGCAGCACATGTCCGTGGAGCGGGGGCTGTCGGCCAACACCCTCGCCGCCTATCGCCGCGACCTGCGGCGCTACGAGGCCTTCCTCGATGCGCGCGGCGTGGACGAGGCAGCCCGGATCAGCCGACACGACGTGTCGGCCTTCGCGCAGGCCGTCGTCTCGGGGGAGGACGGCCTGTCGGCCCTGAGCCCGCGCTCTGCCGCACGAACGATCGTCGCCGTCCGCGGGCTGCACCGCTTTTGGGCCCTGGAGGGGATCACGGAGGGCGACCCGGCCCGTGAGGTCCATCCGCCCATGACGGGCCGGCGCCTGCCGAAAGCCATCCCCGTGGCCGACGTCGTACGCATCCTGGAGGCCGTCGACACCGGGACGCCGTCGGGCCGGCGCGACCGCGCCCTCCTCGAGTTCCTGTATTCCACCGGCGCGCGGATCAGTGAGGCGGTGGGCCTGGACGTCGACGACGTCTCCGTCGCGGACGTCGTCGACGGTCCCGCCGTCGTCCGGCTCACCGGGAAGGGCTCGAAGGAACGACTTGTGCCCGTGGGGTCCTACGCGGCCCGTGCGGTCGACACCTACCTCGTGCAGGGGCGCCCCGCCCTCGCCGCGAAGGGCAAGGGCAGCCCGGCGCTCTTCCTCAACACACGTGGCGGGCGCCTGAGCCGCCAGAGCGCGTGGAGCATCCTGAAGTCGGCGACGGAGCGGGCGGCGGTGCAGCGGGACGTCTCCCCGCATACGCTCAGGCACTCCTTCGCGACCCACCTGCTGGAGGGTGGTGCGGACGTGCGCGTGGTACAGGAACTGCTCGGGCATGCGTCCGTCACGACCACCCAGGTCTACACGCTGGTCACCGCCGAGACACTGCGGGAAGTGTATGCCGCCGCGCACCCCCGGGCCCGCGCCTGA
- a CDS encoding citrate synthase, giving the protein MTGPEIHKGLAGVVVDYTAISKVNPETNSLLYRGYPVQELAGHRDFEDVAYLLWNGDLPDAAERQRFDAVERAHRSLPENVIAAIDLLPATAHPMDVARTAVSVLGACHPLAGDDSVEANMEKAAALFASFPAVVAYDQRRRRGQALVEPRDDLGYSANFLWMTFGEEAPAEVVHAFDVSMVLYAEHSFNASTFTARVITSTLSDLHSAVTGAIGALKGALHGGANEAVMHTFEEIGIREDESAEDAAARAKAWMEDALASRKKVMGFGHRVYKNGDSRVPTMKSALDAMIGYYGRSEILGLYSGLETAMDEAKGIKPNLDYPAGPTYHLMGFDTEMFTPLFIAARITGWTAHIMEQVASNSLIRPLSLYNGPDERHVGEG; this is encoded by the coding sequence GTGACCGGACCAGAGATCCACAAGGGGCTCGCCGGGGTAGTCGTCGACTACACCGCGATCTCGAAGGTCAACCCGGAGACCAATTCCCTGCTGTACCGGGGGTACCCCGTGCAGGAACTGGCAGGGCACCGCGACTTCGAGGACGTCGCGTACCTGCTGTGGAACGGCGACCTGCCCGACGCCGCCGAACGGCAGCGCTTCGATGCGGTCGAACGCGCGCACCGGAGCCTTCCGGAGAACGTGATCGCAGCGATCGACCTGCTACCCGCCACCGCGCATCCCATGGACGTCGCGCGGACGGCCGTGTCCGTCCTGGGTGCCTGCCATCCCCTGGCGGGAGACGATTCCGTCGAGGCGAACATGGAGAAGGCGGCCGCCCTGTTCGCCTCCTTCCCCGCGGTCGTCGCCTACGATCAGCGCCGGCGCCGCGGCCAGGCGCTCGTGGAACCCCGCGACGACCTCGGCTATTCGGCGAACTTCCTCTGGATGACCTTCGGCGAGGAAGCTCCCGCCGAGGTGGTGCACGCATTCGACGTCTCGATGGTCCTGTACGCCGAGCACTCCTTCAACGCGTCGACGTTCACCGCGAGGGTCATCACCTCGACGCTCTCCGACCTGCACTCCGCGGTCACCGGTGCCATCGGCGCTCTCAAGGGTGCACTGCACGGCGGTGCGAACGAGGCCGTCATGCACACCTTCGAGGAGATCGGCATCCGCGAGGACGAGTCCGCGGAGGACGCCGCGGCCCGTGCGAAAGCCTGGATGGAGGATGCCCTCGCGTCCAGGAAGAAGGTCATGGGATTCGGGCACCGTGTCTACAAGAACGGGGACTCGCGCGTCCCGACGATGAAGTCCGCGCTCGACGCGATGATCGGGTACTACGGACGCAGCGAGATCCTCGGGCTGTACTCGGGCCTCGAGACCGCGATGGACGAGGCCAAGGGCATCAAGCCCAACCTCGACTATCCGGCCGGCCCCACCTACCATCTGATGGGTTTCGACACGGAGATGTTCACTCCGCTGTTCATCGCCGCACGGATCACCGGGTGGACGGCGCACATCATGGAACAGGTGGCATCGAACTCGCTCATCCGTCCCCTGAGTCTCTACAACGGCCCGGACGAACGGCACGTGGGCGAGGGCTGA
- the prpB gene encoding 2-methylisocitrate lyase: protein MLYSSVPPEQKRRTLREGLASGRVQQFPGAFNPLSARLIGDRGFDGVYISGAVIAADLGLPDIGLTTLTEVAHRAGQIARMTDLPCIVDADTGFGEPMNVARSVQELEDAGLAGCHIEDQFNPKRCGYLDGKNVVDLDTAVKRIRAAADARRDPDFLIMARTDIRGTDTLEAAQERSRALVDAGADAIFPEAMRSLAEFRAIRDAVDVPILANMTEFGKSDLFTVDQLQDAGVTMVIYPVTLLRSAMGAAERTLDSIRAHGTQEPAVGEMQTRSRLYDLVDYEGYNRFDSSVFNFEVPEGRHRDGGADR from the coding sequence GTGCTGTACTCGAGCGTTCCACCCGAGCAGAAGCGCCGGACACTCCGGGAAGGCCTGGCCTCCGGTCGGGTCCAGCAGTTCCCCGGGGCCTTCAACCCCCTGTCGGCCCGTCTCATCGGCGACAGGGGGTTCGACGGCGTCTACATCTCCGGGGCCGTGATCGCGGCCGATCTCGGGCTGCCGGACATCGGCCTGACAACCCTCACCGAGGTCGCACACCGCGCCGGCCAGATCGCCCGCATGACCGACCTGCCGTGCATCGTCGACGCCGACACGGGCTTCGGTGAGCCGATGAACGTCGCCCGCAGCGTCCAGGAGCTCGAGGACGCCGGACTCGCCGGCTGCCACATCGAGGACCAGTTCAACCCGAAGCGCTGCGGCTACCTCGACGGCAAGAACGTCGTCGACCTCGACACGGCCGTCAAGCGCATCCGGGCCGCTGCCGACGCCCGGCGTGACCCGGACTTCCTCATCATGGCCCGCACCGACATCCGGGGGACGGACACGCTCGAAGCGGCCCAGGAGCGGTCCCGGGCCCTCGTGGACGCCGGGGCGGACGCCATCTTCCCCGAGGCGATGCGCAGCCTCGCGGAGTTCCGGGCCATCCGGGATGCCGTCGACGTGCCGATCCTCGCCAACATGACGGAGTTCGGCAAGAGTGATCTCTTCACCGTCGACCAGCTGCAGGATGCGGGCGTGACCATGGTGATCTATCCGGTCACCCTGCTCCGCAGTGCGATGGGCGCCGCCGAGCGTACGCTGGACTCGATCAGGGCCCACGGGACGCAGGAGCCGGCCGTGGGCGAGATGCAGACGCGCAGCCGCCTGTACGACCTGGTGGACTACGAGGGGTACAACCGCTTCGACTCCTCCGTCTTCAACTTCGAGGTGCCGGAGGGGCGCCACCGCGACGGCGGAGCGGACCGTTGA